The Maledivibacter sp. genome segment GCAACAAATAATATTAATGAGTTATTTAACTTAGTTTTAGATAAGATATCACAAGTAATTGATAATGCTGAATTTTCATGTGTTTTGGTTTTGAATGAAGATAAAAATTTAAGCGTTGCCGCTTGTAAAGGGTATGATGAAGAAAAATCAAAAAGCTATTTTCTTAACCTAAAGGATACCTTTTTATGGATTAAAACTAAGGGTAAATTAGATAATGCAATTATTATAAATGATATTCAAGAAATGCTTAAGGATCGGTTCCCTAATATTTTAGAAAATTACAGAGGTGCTAAAATAGAGTCCTCAATTAGTGCCCCAATAGTAGTAGACGGTGAACTATATGGTTTTGTAAATGTTGATAGTAGCAGTAATCATTCATTTGATGAGTATGATCTTGATATGATGGGATATCTTAGCAATCAAATTGCCATATTAATTAGCAATCATAGGCTTTATAAAGAAATAATATATCTGTCAAGATATGATAAGCTAACTAATGTGTATAATAGAAGTTATTTTGAAGAACTGTTTGGTAGCTACATTAAAGATGCCATTATAAATAAAAAAGAGTTTCTGTTAGTATTATTCGATTTAAATAGACTGAAGTTTGTAAATGATAACTATGGACATTTGGCAGGTGATAAGTTAATAAGAGTCTTTTCTAATAGTTTAAGTGATTTAATTGGATCGGAGGATTATTTTGCAAGATTTGGTGGGGACGAATTTATAGCTATTTTTTCTACTGATGAATGGGAAAAAACAGGAAAAATGTTTGAAGACTTAATTAGGGATTTTAGAAATAATCCGATTATATTTGAACAGAATAATATCATATGTGAGTTTAGTTATGGCATCGCAAAATTTCCATATGATGGTAAAAACTATGATCAATTAGTCAAAATTGCTGATGAGAGGATGTATAGTTATAAGAAAACAATAAAAAATATTCAGAAATTTCACCAAGATTAGAATTGAAATCAAGGAGCAATCCTTATAAGGGGCATTTTCCCAACTAAGTATGATCAAAACTTAGGGGCAGATGCCCTTTTTTTATTTGAAAAAATTATATTTTTGTAAAAAAGATTAAAAAGCTAGTATATTTTAATTTATTTGCATATATATAGAAAAGTAAAAAAAATGATTTATATAAAAGGCATTTATAAACTTAAGTGAAGTTTATGGAAAAAAAGAAGAACGCAGTAACAAAGGAGGAGAAAAAACTGTGGATAGAATTACCATTGACTATATTTCTACTGGGACATTGGATACATATCTTTTTCATCAAGGGAATCACTACAAATCTTATAACTTCTTAGGATCACATTTAAGGGAATACAAAGGATTAAAGGGTGTCAATTTTAATATTTGGGCACCTAATGCTAAGCATGTAAATGTTGTTGGTGATTTTAATAATTGGGTGGGCTTTGGGTATGATATGAAACCAATAGGTGATTCAGGGATTTGGAATATATTTATTTCTGGATTAAGGGAAGGAGAAATATATAAGTATGAAATTCATACTAAAAATGGAAGCAAAATCTTAAAATCCGATCCCTATGCCTTTTATTCAGAATTGAGACCAAATACTGCTTCAATAATAACATGCCTAGAAAAGTATCAATGGAAGGATAAGGAATGGCAAAACAAAAAAAATGGGGATATTTATCATGGGTCAATGAACATTTATGAATTACATTTAGGCTCATGGAAAAGAAAATATGATGGAGATTTTTTAAACTATAGAGAAATCATAGATGACATCCTTACATATGTTGTGGAAATGGGATATACCCATATTGAAATATTGCCACTTATGGAACATCCCTTTGATGGCTCGTGGGGTTATCAAACAACAGGATACTTTTCTGTTACAAGTAGATATGGCTGTCCAGAAGACTTTATGTATTTTGTAGATAGATGCCATCAAAGTAATGTAGGGGTAATATTGGATTGGGTACCGGGTCATTTTTGTAAGGATGACCATGGACTATACAAATTTGATGGAGAAGCGGTTTATGAATATGATACACCAGAAATGGCCGAGAATATTGAGTGGGGAACGGCAGTCTTTGATTATAGCAAAGGGGAGGTAGTAAGCTTTTTAATATCAAATGCTATATTTTGGTTTGATATTTATCATATAGATGGATTAAGGGTAGATGCGGTATCCTATATGCTTTATCTGGATTATGGGAAAAAGGATGGTGACTGTGTAAAAAATAAATATGGTGGAAGAGAAAATCTTGAAGCCATGGAGTTCTTAAAAAAGCTAAATAAAACTGTATTTAATGATTTTCCCCATGGCCTTATGATTGCTGAAGAATCCACATCATGGCCTGGTGTAACGGCTCCAATCCATATAGATGGGCTGGGCTTCAATTTCAAGTGGAATATGGGATGGATGAATGATATGTTGAGGTACGTGGAAATGGACCCCATATATAGGAAATGGCATCATAACCTAATAACCTTTTCATTCACCTATGCATTTACTGAAAACTATATATTGCCCTTATCCCACGACGAAGTAGTTCATGGGAAAAAATCATTGATAGAGAAGATGCCAGGAGGGTATTGGGAGAAGTTTGCTAATTTGAGGGTGCTATATTCCTATATGATAGGGCATCCCGGTAAAAAGCTATTGTTTATGGGCAGTGAATTTGCCCAGTTTATAGAATGGAATTATCAAAGGGAATTGGACTGGGGGATTTTAGATTTTGATATGCATCATAAAATTAAAAGTTTTGTGAAAGAACTAAATCACTTATACAAAAGAGAAAAATCCTTGTATCAATTAGATAGTGATTACAAGGGCTTCTCATGGATAGATCATCAGAACAATGAACAAAGTGTGATAGCCTTCATGAGAAAAGGAATAGAAGAAGATGAATTCATAATAATTATATGCAATTTCACTCCTGTAGCTAGGTATGATTACAAAGTAGGAGTACCCTATGGGGGTGAATATAAGGAAGTTTTTAATAGTGATTTAGAGAAGTTTGGAGGGAAAGGGGTAATAAACTGTGACAATATTAAATCCTATAACAGTAACTGGCATAATCAACCCCATTCAATCCGAATAAAAATTCCGCCCCTTGGGGCATTGTTTATTAAAAAAAAAGCAAAATCTTTAGATTATAAGTTAAATGCCTTTAATGACCCAAGAGAATGACCCAAAAACTTGTAACTTGCAACCTAAAACTTGGAACTAACAAATAAGGGGGATTCATCCATGGGAGATCATAAAAAAGAGATTGTGGCCATGTTATTAGCTGGAGGTCAAGGATCTAGATTGAAAAAATTAACTAGAAGATTAGCAAAACCTGCCGTACCCTTTGGAGGTAAGTACAGAATAATTGATTTCACATTAAGTAATTGCTTGAATTCCGATATAGATACAGTTGGAGTATTAACACAGTATCAGCCTCAAGTATTAAATTCTCATATAGGAATTGGAAGTCCATGGGATTTAGATAGGAAGGATGGAGGGGTTACAATTCTACCACCCTATGTGGGGCCTAATGGAGGTAGATGGTATAAGGGTACTGCAAATGCTATATATGAAAATATGGATTTTATAGATAAATATGAACCAGAATACGTTTTAATATTATCGGGGGATCACATATACAAAATGGATTATTCTGTACTCATGGAATATCATAAACAAAAATCTGCTGAAGCCACAATTGCAGTTATTGAGGTACCTTTAAACGAAGCCCATAGATTTGGAATAATGAATATAGACGAGAATAATAAAATATATGAGTTTGAAGAAAAGCCTCAAAAACCAAAGAGTAACTTGGCTTCAATGGGAATTTATATATTTAATTGGAAGATACTCAAACAGTACTTGCTTGAAGATGAAGGGGATGAAAGCTCCAATAATGACTTCGGTAAAGATATTATTCCTAAGATGGTAAACAGGGGACTGGATGTATATGCCCATGTGTTTAATGGTTACTGGAAGGATGTAGGTACCGTTGAAAGTTTATGGGAAGCAAATATGGATTTATTGAGTGAAGATAATAAGCTCAATTTGTATGATCGAAGCTGGAGGATATATTCTCAAAATCCCACTAGCCCACCCCATTATATTAGCAACACTGGCAGTGTCAAATCTTCTCTCTTGAATGAAGGTTGTGTTGTACATGGGGAGGTTCAAAATTCTGTATTGTTTCCGGGTGTATTTATAGGCAAAAATTCAAGGGTAGTAGATTCTGTAATAATGCCCAATACTAGAATTGAAGATCATGTGATAGTTAAAAGGGCCATAGTCATGAGTGAGGTTACAGTAAGACAAGGAAGTAGTATAATCAATAAAAATTCAAATGAGATAATTGTAGTAAATGAATAGTTTAAATCTGCTACCAAAGATAATTGACCCAAATACTTAATGTTAATTTTAAACTTTATCTTAAAAGGGGGATAAGACTTGAAAGAGCTTATGGGAATAATTAACCTTAGTGAAAGTGAAGGTGCAATAAAGGAAATTACTTACAATAGACCCATTGCCACCATACCCATTGCGGGGAGATATAGAGTTATAGACTATACCTTATCTAATATGGTTAATGCTGGAATACATAATGTGGCCATATTTACTCGGGGGAAAAGCCGATCACTGATGGATCATCTAGGAACCGGTAAGGATTGGGATTTAGATAGGAAAATAGATGGGCTATTTGTATTAAATCCAGTAATCAATCTGGATGAAATGATAACAAATAAAGGAGATATAGAGAATTTTAAGAATCATATGGATTATATTGAGCATAGCAAACAAAAATATGTACTTTTAACTAGAAGCTATATGATTTGCAATGTTAATTATGGTGATGCACTTAAATATCATAAAAAAACCGGTGCAGATATTACTATAATCTATAAGAATATGGAAAACCATCACCATAAATTTATAAATTGTGACACATTGAATCTGGATGCAAGCAGCAAGGTGATAAGTATAGGAAAAAATACTGGAAAAACAAAATTTTATAATATGTCAATGGAAATGTATATTATGAAAAAGGAATTATTCTTAGAAATAATTCAAAAAAGTATTTCAACCGGTGAAAGTGAATATTTGAAACAAGCAATTTTTTTAAATATGAAAAATTTAAATGTTAATGCATATCCCTTTAGAGGATATTTATCATGTATCAATTCCATACAAAATTATTATAAAACCAATATGGAACTATTGGATATAAAGATTTCCCAGGAGTTGTTTTATAAGAATGGGTTAATCTATACCAAAGTCAAAAACGAACCTCCAACAAAGTATACAGATAGCGCCAAGGTGACAAATTCTATTGTGGCAAATGGCTGTGTAATTAAAGGCACTCTGGAAAATAGTATAGTTGGTAGAGGTGTAGTAATCAAAAAGGGAGCTGTTGTCAAGGACAGCATAGTTATGAGCAAAAGTGTTATTGAAGAAAGAGTTTATCTAAAAAATGTCATCCTCGATAAATATGTTCATATAACAAGGGGAAAGGTGTTATATGGAGATAAAAAAAATTCATTTGTAATTAAGAAAAATATGAAGTTATAAAAGACGTGGAGGTATAAATATGTTGAAAGTATTATATGTGGCATCGGAAGTAGTTCCTTTTGTAAAAACCGGGGGACTAGCAGATGTAGCATTTTCTTTACCTAAGGAACTAAGGAATCTGGATATAGACGTCAGAATAATACTTCCAAAGTATTCAAAAATACATGAAATATTCAAGAAGGCCATGACATTTCAAAAAAATTTCAATGTACCCGTAGGATGGAGAAAACAATATTGTGGAGTAGAATATTTAGAGTATGAAGGTATACCATTCTATTTTATAGATAATGAATATTATTTCAAACGAGATGGTATATATGGATTTTATGATGATGGAGAAAGATATTCTTTCTTTTGTAGAGCTGTATTAGAAACCATAGCCAATATAGATTTTATACCCCATATTATTCATTGTAATGATTGGCACACTGGGATTTTAAGTACATTGTTAAAGGAACACTATAAAAGCAATCCTTTATACGAAGGAATTAAGACTATCTTTACTATACATAATCTAAGATATCAAGGGGTATTCCCAAAGGAGATATTAGGAGATTTATTAAGTCTAAGTATGGAATATTACCATGTAAATTCCCTTGAGTTTTATGGTGGGGTGAGCTTTATGAAGGGAGGAATTAACTATTCAGATATAGTCACTACAGTTAGCAGCACCTATGCAGGGGAAATACAGAATCCATATTATGGTGAGAAGCTAGATGGTATTATCAAATTGAGGAAAGAAGACCTATATGGTATTACGAATGGTATAGATTATGAATTATATAATCCCGAAAGGGATGAGGATATTTTTACAAGGTACAATATTGATTTGCCGGAAGGAAAAAAAGAAAATAAAGTAATGCTTCAAAAACTTTTAAATTTGCCCCAAAGGAAGGATGTACCCGTAATAGGAATGGTTTCTAGGTTGGCCCATATGAAGGGCCTAGACCTATTATTACATGTATTGGATGAACTAATGACCGAAGATATTCAAATGATTATTTTGGGAACTGGAGAGCCCTATTTTGAATCCAGGCTGAGGGAATATGCAAGCAAATATTCAAATAAAATTGCTATCAATATTCTATTTGATGAAGCCCTTGCCCATAAAATTTATGCCGCTTCTGATATGTTCTTAATGCCATCTAAATTTGAACCCTGTGGACTTGGTCAGTTAATAGCATTAAGATACGGAGCAATCCCTATTGTAAGAGAAACAGGGGGGCTAAAGGATACCATAATTTCATACAATGAATATACCCATGAAGGGAATGGATTCAGCTTTACCAACTATAATGCCCACGATATGCTTTATACAATAAAAAGAGCATTGGGACTTTATAGAGATGAAAATACATGGATGAGAATAGTAACTAATGCCATGAAGGAAGACTATAGCTGGAAAAATTCAGCTAAGATTTATAAGGATTTGTATGAGAAGGTATATAAAAGGGAGTTGGTTTTATGGGACTGACCAAGGAGAAGTTTAAGGCTGATTTTATAAAAAAAGTAGAGTCTGAAAGAGCAAATAGTATTGAAGAAGCTTCGGACTTAGATAAATATTATGCTTTAGCCAGCCTTATAAAAGATTATATATGTGAAAATTGGGTAAAGACCAATACAAAATATATCAGTAATAAAGAAAAGCAGGTATACTATTTTTCTATGGAATTCCTTATTGGAAAGCTCCTCGTAAATAATCTCATAAATCTGGGAATAAAGGATACTTGTGTACATGGTTTAAAGGAGTTAGGCATAGATTTGGAAAAAATCAAAGAAATCGAAAGAGACCCGGGCTTGGGAAATGGTGGGCTTGGAAGATTGGCGGCATGTTTTTTAGATTCCATGGCTTCTATTGGTATATCAGGTCATGGCTGTGGAATAAGATATAAATACGGTCTTTTTGAACAAAAAATAATAGATGGATATCAAGTAGAGTTTCCAGACAAATGGCTTCAAAATGAAAATGTGTGGGAGATAAAAAGAACAAGTAAGGCTGTGGAGGTTAAATTTGGAGGCGAAGTAAGGGCTATAAATGAAAAAGGGAGACTGAAATTTATCCATGAAAACTATGAGTCCATATTAGCAGTTCCATATGATACACCCATAGTGGGATATGAAAATAATATAGTCGATACCCTAAGACTCTGGAGTGCAGAAGCTCAAAAAAAGGAATTCGACTATTCTTCATTTAGTAGGGGAGAGTATTTAAAAGCCTTTGAACATAAGCATTCCATTGAATCAATTTCCCAGGTTCTATATCCAGATGATTCCTATGAAGAGGGAAGAATTTTAAGATTAAAGCAGGAGTACTTTTTAGTTTCTGCTGGTATACAAAGCATTATTAGGACATTTAAAAAGCTAGAAAAGCCAATAGAAGCTTTCCATGAATATGTGGCAATACATATAAATGATACCCATCCAGCATTGGCTATACCTGAACTCATGAGGATACTCATGGATGAAGAAGGCATGGCATGGGAAGAAGCTTGGAAGGTGACTACTAAAACAATGTCCTATACTAATCATACTATTATGGCAGAGGCTTCAGAAAAATGGAATATAGATATGTTCAAAGCCTTGCTTCCACGTATATTCATGATCATAAAGGAGATAAACGAAAGATTTTGTAGGACTTTATGGGATAAAGGGTATACCAATGACTTTGATAAAATAGCACAAATGGCAATAATATCCTATGGACAGATTAGGATGGCCCATTTAGCTATTGTAGGAAGTCATAGTGTAAATGGTGTAGCTAAATTACACACTGAAATATTAAAAAAACAAGAATTTGTAGATTTTTATAATATATATCCTAAAAGATTTAATAATAAGACCAATGGAATCACCCATAGAAGATGGCTTCTACAATGTAATCCTGAGTTGGCAGATCTAATAACAGATACCATAGGAGAGATATGGATAGCTTTGCCCATGAAGTTAAGAAGGTTATTAAGATATAGAAATGATCCTGGATTTCAAGAAAAAATTTATAAAATAAAACAAAACAATAAGTATAGATTAGCAAATATTATTAGGGATAAGTATGCAATAAATGTAGACCCAGAATCTATTTTTGATATACAGGCAAAGAGGCTTCATGAGTATAAAAGACAAAAGTTAAATCTATTACACATAATGTATCTGTACGATAGGCTTATTGAAAATCCAGACCTCGATATAGTTCCTAGGACCTTCATATTTGCCGGAAAAGCTGCACCGGGATATTATATAGCAAAACAGACCATAAAGTTAATTAATACTTTAGCTTACAAAATAAATAATGATAAAAGAATCAAAGATAAGCTAAAGGTTGTATTTATGGAGAATTATGGAGTAACCTTGGCACAGCAGATAATTCCAGGAGCTAATGTAAGTGAGCAATTATCAACAACAACTAAGGAAGCATCTGGAACAGGGAATATGAAATTTATGATGAATGGAGCGATTACAATAGCAACCCTTGATGGTGCTAATGTTGAAATAAAGGATGTTGTAGGAAAAGAAAATATAGTTATATTTGGGCTAAAGGAAAAAGAGATATTTGAACTATATAGTAGTGGAACATATAACTCTATAGATTTATATAATGATGATATAAGGCTAAAAACTGTAATAGATAGGCTTATAAATGGATTTTTCCCCGTAAAGCATGAAGAGTTTTTAATCATATATGATTCCCTTCTTAAGCATAATGATGAATACTTTGTATTAAAGGATTTTGATTCCTATGTTAAGGCTCAAGAGAGAATAGATGAGTTATATAGAGAAAAATCCAAATGGCTCGAAATGTCCATAATAAACATAGGTTCATCGGGAATATTTTCAAGTGATAGGACAATATATGAATATGCTTCTAGTGTATGGGATATAAAACTATTTAGTAATTATTTTTGAAATCCTAAGGAGTGCAGTGGCAGTTGAGTAATGATTTAATAAAATGGGAGAATTATATTTATAGTGGAAATGATTTAGGAGCAACTTATAATAAAGCATTTACAGTATTTAAGGTTTGGGCACCAACCAGGGATGATGTAAAAACCATAATATATGAAAGCTATGATGATAAACAAGGAAAAGCATATCCCATGATCAGGGATGAAAATGGGATATGGTTTTTAAGGTTAGAAGGTGATTATAGTAATAAAT includes the following:
- a CDS encoding diguanylate cyclase, coding for MEILKRKCVDKKVEEALQENLKFLQTVINTIPNPIFYKDSDGIYKHCNTAFLEYLDKEYEEVIGKGVHDIYPKELADIYYRADNELMNNKGKQIYEAKFMYKNHSLRDVIFNKATIKDKNDGASGLVGVIMDITERKLAAKNIERLLKMKDAAIAINQAIIATNNINELFNLVLDKISQVIDNAEFSCVLVLNEDKNLSVAACKGYDEEKSKSYFLNLKDTFLWIKTKGKLDNAIIINDIQEMLKDRFPNILENYRGAKIESSISAPIVVDGELYGFVNVDSSSNHSFDEYDLDMMGYLSNQIAILISNHRLYKEIIYLSRYDKLTNVYNRSYFEELFGSYIKDAIINKKEFLLVLFDLNRLKFVNDNYGHLAGDKLIRVFSNSLSDLIGSEDYFARFGGDEFIAIFSTDEWEKTGKMFEDLIRDFRNNPIIFEQNNIICEFSYGIAKFPYDGKNYDQLVKIADERMYSYKKTIKNIQKFHQD
- the glgA gene encoding glycogen synthase GlgA, producing the protein MKVLYVASEVVPFVKTGGLADVAFSLPKELRNLDIDVRIILPKYSKIHEIFKKAMTFQKNFNVPVGWRKQYCGVEYLEYEGIPFYFIDNEYYFKRDGIYGFYDDGERYSFFCRAVLETIANIDFIPHIIHCNDWHTGILSTLLKEHYKSNPLYEGIKTIFTIHNLRYQGVFPKEILGDLLSLSMEYYHVNSLEFYGGVSFMKGGINYSDIVTTVSSTYAGEIQNPYYGEKLDGIIKLRKEDLYGITNGIDYELYNPERDEDIFTRYNIDLPEGKKENKVMLQKLLNLPQRKDVPVIGMVSRLAHMKGLDLLLHVLDELMTEDIQMIILGTGEPYFESRLREYASKYSNKIAINILFDEALAHKIYAASDMFLMPSKFEPCGLGQLIALRYGAIPIVRETGGLKDTIISYNEYTHEGNGFSFTNYNAHDMLYTIKRALGLYRDENTWMRIVTNAMKEDYSWKNSAKIYKDLYEKVYKRELVLWD
- the glgD gene encoding glucose-1-phosphate adenylyltransferase subunit GlgD, with the protein product MKELMGIINLSESEGAIKEITYNRPIATIPIAGRYRVIDYTLSNMVNAGIHNVAIFTRGKSRSLMDHLGTGKDWDLDRKIDGLFVLNPVINLDEMITNKGDIENFKNHMDYIEHSKQKYVLLTRSYMICNVNYGDALKYHKKTGADITIIYKNMENHHHKFINCDTLNLDASSKVISIGKNTGKTKFYNMSMEMYIMKKELFLEIIQKSISTGESEYLKQAIFLNMKNLNVNAYPFRGYLSCINSIQNYYKTNMELLDIKISQELFYKNGLIYTKVKNEPPTKYTDSAKVTNSIVANGCVIKGTLENSIVGRGVVIKKGAVVKDSIVMSKSVIEERVYLKNVILDKYVHITRGKVLYGDKKNSFVIKKNMKL
- the glgB gene encoding 1,4-alpha-glucan branching protein GlgB, which codes for MDRITIDYISTGTLDTYLFHQGNHYKSYNFLGSHLREYKGLKGVNFNIWAPNAKHVNVVGDFNNWVGFGYDMKPIGDSGIWNIFISGLREGEIYKYEIHTKNGSKILKSDPYAFYSELRPNTASIITCLEKYQWKDKEWQNKKNGDIYHGSMNIYELHLGSWKRKYDGDFLNYREIIDDILTYVVEMGYTHIEILPLMEHPFDGSWGYQTTGYFSVTSRYGCPEDFMYFVDRCHQSNVGVILDWVPGHFCKDDHGLYKFDGEAVYEYDTPEMAENIEWGTAVFDYSKGEVVSFLISNAIFWFDIYHIDGLRVDAVSYMLYLDYGKKDGDCVKNKYGGRENLEAMEFLKKLNKTVFNDFPHGLMIAEESTSWPGVTAPIHIDGLGFNFKWNMGWMNDMLRYVEMDPIYRKWHHNLITFSFTYAFTENYILPLSHDEVVHGKKSLIEKMPGGYWEKFANLRVLYSYMIGHPGKKLLFMGSEFAQFIEWNYQRELDWGILDFDMHHKIKSFVKELNHLYKREKSLYQLDSDYKGFSWIDHQNNEQSVIAFMRKGIEEDEFIIIICNFTPVARYDYKVGVPYGGEYKEVFNSDLEKFGGKGVINCDNIKSYNSNWHNQPHSIRIKIPPLGALFIKKKAKSLDYKLNAFNDPRE
- a CDS encoding glucose-1-phosphate adenylyltransferase yields the protein MGDHKKEIVAMLLAGGQGSRLKKLTRRLAKPAVPFGGKYRIIDFTLSNCLNSDIDTVGVLTQYQPQVLNSHIGIGSPWDLDRKDGGVTILPPYVGPNGGRWYKGTANAIYENMDFIDKYEPEYVLILSGDHIYKMDYSVLMEYHKQKSAEATIAVIEVPLNEAHRFGIMNIDENNKIYEFEEKPQKPKSNLASMGIYIFNWKILKQYLLEDEGDESSNNDFGKDIIPKMVNRGLDVYAHVFNGYWKDVGTVESLWEANMDLLSEDNKLNLYDRSWRIYSQNPTSPPHYISNTGSVKSSLLNEGCVVHGEVQNSVLFPGVFIGKNSRVVDSVIMPNTRIEDHVIVKRAIVMSEVTVRQGSSIINKNSNEIIVVNE
- a CDS encoding glycogen/starch/alpha-glucan phosphorylase, whose protein sequence is MGLTKEKFKADFIKKVESERANSIEEASDLDKYYALASLIKDYICENWVKTNTKYISNKEKQVYYFSMEFLIGKLLVNNLINLGIKDTCVHGLKELGIDLEKIKEIERDPGLGNGGLGRLAACFLDSMASIGISGHGCGIRYKYGLFEQKIIDGYQVEFPDKWLQNENVWEIKRTSKAVEVKFGGEVRAINEKGRLKFIHENYESILAVPYDTPIVGYENNIVDTLRLWSAEAQKKEFDYSSFSRGEYLKAFEHKHSIESISQVLYPDDSYEEGRILRLKQEYFLVSAGIQSIIRTFKKLEKPIEAFHEYVAIHINDTHPALAIPELMRILMDEEGMAWEEAWKVTTKTMSYTNHTIMAEASEKWNIDMFKALLPRIFMIIKEINERFCRTLWDKGYTNDFDKIAQMAIISYGQIRMAHLAIVGSHSVNGVAKLHTEILKKQEFVDFYNIYPKRFNNKTNGITHRRWLLQCNPELADLITDTIGEIWIALPMKLRRLLRYRNDPGFQEKIYKIKQNNKYRLANIIRDKYAINVDPESIFDIQAKRLHEYKRQKLNLLHIMYLYDRLIENPDLDIVPRTFIFAGKAAPGYYIAKQTIKLINTLAYKINNDKRIKDKLKVVFMENYGVTLAQQIIPGANVSEQLSTTTKEASGTGNMKFMMNGAITIATLDGANVEIKDVVGKENIVIFGLKEKEIFELYSSGTYNSIDLYNDDIRLKTVIDRLINGFFPVKHEEFLIIYDSLLKHNDEYFVLKDFDSYVKAQERIDELYREKSKWLEMSIINIGSSGIFSSDRTIYEYASSVWDIKLFSNYF